Proteins found in one Oncorhynchus mykiss isolate Arlee chromosome 17, USDA_OmykA_1.1, whole genome shotgun sequence genomic segment:
- the LOC110495200 gene encoding elastase-1-like, whose product MLRFVLLSALAALVLSENLVPQPRYLEDGAEQRVVGGEVAQPNSWPWQISLQYLSGSSYYHTCGGSLIRRGWVMTAAHCVDSQRTWRVVLGDHNLNSNEGKEQIMTVSKVYIHNGWNSNNIAAGNDIALLRLSNEASLNSAVQLAALPPSGQILPNNNPCYITGWGRTQTGGSLSNSLKQAWLPSVDHQTCSSSSWWGSSVKTTMVCAGGGANSGCQGDSGGPLNCQVNGQYYVHGVTSFVSSSGCNATRKPTVFTRVSAYISWMNGIMG is encoded by the exons ATGCTGAGGTTCGTCCTGTTGAGCGCTCTCGCAGCTCTGG TGCTGTCTGAGAATCTGGTTCCCCAGCCCAGATACCTGGAAGATGGAGCTGAGCAAAGAGTTGTGGGTGGCGAGGTCGCCCAGCCCAACTCCTGGCCCTGGCAG ATCTCTCTCCAGTACCTGTCTGGCAGCTCCTACTACCACACCTGTGGAGGTAGTCTGATCAGGAGAGGATGGGTCATGACTGCTGCTCACTGTGTGGACAG CCAGAGGACTTGGCGTGTGGTTCTGGGAGACCACAACCTGAACAGCAACGAGGGTAAGGAGCAGATCATGACCGTCAGCAAAGTCTACATCCACAATGGGTGGAACTCAAACAACATCGCTGCAGG AAATGACATCGCTCTGCTGCGTCTGTCCAACGAGGCTTCCCTGAACTCTGCTGTCCAGCTGGCTGCTCTTCCTCCATCTGGCCAGATCCTGCCCAACAACAACCCGTGCTACATCACCGGATGGGGACGCACCCAGA CCGGCGGTTCTCTGTCCAACAGCCTGAAACAGGCTTGGCTGCCCAGCGTTGACCACCAGACCTGCTCCAGCTCTAGCTGGTGGGGATCTTCCGTCAAGACCACCATGGTCTGTGCCGGTGGTGGAGCCAACTCTGGTTGCCAG ggagactctggcggccccCTGAACTGCCAGGTCAACGGTCAGTACTATGTCCACGGTGTGACCAGCTTCGTTTCCTCTTCTGGATGCAACGCCACCCGCAAGCCCACCGTCTTCACCCGTGTGTCTGCCTACATCAGCTGGATGAACGGG ATCATGGGTTGA